One part of the Streptomyces sp. AM 2-1-1 genome encodes these proteins:
- a CDS encoding acyl carrier protein, whose amino-acid sequence MSQSRFTLDDLKRILCEGSGAPEEGVLDGDILDTEFADIGYDSLALLETASRIEREYGIELDEDLIGDATTPRAFLDAVTGHFAVAAA is encoded by the coding sequence ATGTCCCAGTCCCGCTTCACCCTCGACGACCTCAAGCGGATCCTCTGCGAGGGCTCCGGGGCGCCCGAGGAGGGCGTGCTCGACGGCGACATCCTCGACACCGAGTTCGCCGACATCGGCTACGACTCCCTCGCCCTGCTGGAGACCGCCAGCCGCATCGAGCGCGAATACGGCATCGAGCTGGACGAGGACCTCATCGGTGACGCCACCACGCCCCGCGCCTTCCTCGACGCCGTGACGGGCCACTTCGCCGTCGCGGCCGCCTGA
- a CDS encoding 4'-phosphopantetheinyl transferase superfamily protein produces MTWGGTIAAVRAAPSPSSLFLACDLRAPGVEEAAGAILGRLSAADLERVARLRAPADRTRSVMARWLALHAASRLLERPWTSLRLGRRPRGGLYVTAQPSLSLSVAHSGRYAVAAAALGGRVGVDVEQVARVAALPDSAFLTPAESSALALTGPSPDGRAALWALKEAATKLTGEGLRAGMRHVGFQWSGPPGTPGFARTPYTPGAFTTCSLPGGYVSAVGVTAGTPPTAPVFLSATPPPNTGAERTTFGKYDAEDAEAYIRLSIE; encoded by the coding sequence ATGACCTGGGGTGGCACGATCGCGGCGGTCCGGGCGGCCCCGTCGCCGAGCAGCCTCTTCCTCGCCTGCGACCTCCGGGCACCAGGGGTAGAAGAGGCGGCCGGCGCGATCCTGGGCCGGCTCTCCGCGGCGGACCTGGAGCGGGTCGCGCGCCTGCGCGCCCCGGCTGACCGGACCCGTTCGGTGATGGCCAGGTGGCTCGCTCTCCACGCCGCTTCCCGGCTCCTGGAGAGACCGTGGACGAGTCTCCGGCTCGGGCGCCGCCCTCGGGGCGGCCTGTACGTGACCGCACAGCCGAGCCTGTCGCTGAGCGTCGCGCACAGCGGACGCTACGCCGTGGCGGCCGCAGCCCTCGGCGGACGGGTGGGGGTGGACGTGGAGCAGGTCGCCCGGGTGGCCGCGCTGCCGGACAGCGCCTTCCTCACCCCGGCCGAAAGCTCCGCCCTCGCCCTGACGGGGCCCTCCCCGGACGGCAGGGCAGCACTGTGGGCCCTGAAGGAGGCGGCGACGAAACTGACCGGCGAGGGCCTGCGTGCGGGCATGCGGCACGTCGGCTTCCAGTGGTCCGGCCCGCCCGGCACCCCCGGCTTCGCCCGCACCCCGTACACGCCCGGAGCGTTCACGACCTGCTCGCTTCCCGGCGGGTACGTCTCAGCGGTGGGGGTGACAGCGGGCACCCCGCCCACGGCGCCGGTGTTCCTCTCCGCCACTCCGCCGCCGAACACGGGAGCGGAGAGGACCACCTTCGGGAAGTACGACGCGGAGGACGCGGAGGCGTACATCCGGCTCAGCATCGAGTGA
- a CDS encoding aromatase/cyclase, with protein sequence MPSRTRTSEHEITIAAPAEDVYRLLARAESWPQLFPPNIYVDHVERGEREERIRIWATAGDTVKNWTSRRTLDPEGLRITFRQEVSAPPVSAMAGSWQMDALPSGETLVRLGHDFQAVDDEGLTWLADVVDRNSRSELDSLKALAESLGPATDELTCSFEDTVQIDGSARDVYDFVYRADLWTERLPHVATVRLDEPAPGLQTLEMDTLSHDGSTHTTKSHRVGLAPHRIAYKQTTLPALINLHTGYWTFTPNEDGVAASSQHTFTVNTANIAKVLGADATVRDAIAYVRNALSTNSRATLSIAKAHAEGLVGASRT encoded by the coding sequence ATGCCGTCCCGAACACGCACGTCCGAGCACGAGATCACGATCGCGGCGCCCGCCGAGGACGTCTACCGGCTGCTCGCGCGGGCGGAGAGCTGGCCCCAGCTGTTCCCCCCGAACATCTACGTCGACCACGTGGAGCGCGGCGAGCGCGAGGAGCGCATCCGCATCTGGGCGACGGCGGGCGACACCGTCAAGAACTGGACCTCCCGTCGCACCCTGGACCCGGAAGGGCTGCGCATCACCTTCCGGCAGGAGGTCAGCGCGCCCCCGGTGTCCGCGATGGCGGGAAGCTGGCAGATGGACGCTCTCCCCTCCGGCGAGACCCTGGTGCGCCTGGGCCACGACTTCCAGGCCGTCGACGACGAGGGCCTGACCTGGCTCGCGGACGTCGTGGACCGCAACTCCCGCTCCGAACTGGACTCCCTGAAGGCGCTCGCCGAGTCGCTCGGTCCGGCCACCGACGAGCTGACCTGCTCGTTCGAGGACACCGTCCAGATCGACGGGTCCGCGCGGGACGTGTACGACTTCGTCTACCGGGCGGATCTGTGGACCGAGCGGCTGCCCCACGTCGCCACGGTGCGGCTCGACGAGCCCGCGCCGGGCCTGCAGACCCTGGAGATGGACACGCTGTCCCACGACGGCAGCACCCACACCACGAAGTCGCACCGTGTGGGGCTGGCTCCGCACAGGATCGCCTACAAGCAGACGACTCTGCCCGCGCTGATCAACCTGCACACCGGGTACTGGACCTTCACCCCCAACGAGGACGGCGTCGCCGCCTCCTCGCAGCACACCTTCACCGTCAACACGGCCAACATCGCGAAGGTGCTCGGAGCGGACGCGACGGTACGGGACGCCATCGCGTACGTACGCAACGCGCTGAGCACCAACAGCAGGGCGACCCTGAGCATCGCGAAGGCGCACGCGGAAGGGCTCGTGGGGGCGAGCCGGACATGA
- a CDS encoding alpha/beta hydrolase, translating into MDSRRLLQTFAIALGTAGLLVSGCTSGGSTPRASAVGSSATVAAKDLAPYTTQKLKWGECGAEGFQCATMKAPKDYAKPGDGDIELAVSRKKATGPGKRIGSLLVNPGGPGGSAVDYLQGYAALGYPAQVRARYDMVAVDPRGVARSEPVACLTGKEMDAFTQVDQTPDDEAEIDRLGAAFEKFAKGCEKRSGEILPFVSTVDSARDMDLLRELLGDEKLHYVGASYGTYLGATYADLFPDRVGRLVLDGALDPSLAAVDVNRDQTAGFEGAFESFAADCVKQSECPLGTTSTADAAAELKRLFKKLDAEPVPTGEDRKLGESLGTTGVIAAMYDEAAWPQLREAIAGAQHGDGSGLLALSDSYYERSPDGSYANLMYANYAVNCLDLPAAFDGTSAVEKAVPSFEKASPVFGRNFAWAALNCAYWPVAPTGTPHPTRAEGADPILVVGTTRDPATPYKWAVSLADQLTSGALLTYDGDGHTAYGRGSDCIDTAINRYLLEGTVPKNGTTCS; encoded by the coding sequence ATGGACTCCAGGCGCCTGCTCCAGACCTTCGCCATCGCGCTCGGCACTGCCGGCCTGCTCGTCTCCGGCTGCACGAGCGGCGGTTCGACGCCGCGCGCCTCCGCCGTCGGTTCCTCCGCGACGGTGGCCGCGAAGGACCTCGCCCCGTACACGACGCAGAAGCTGAAGTGGGGGGAGTGCGGTGCCGAGGGCTTCCAGTGCGCCACGATGAAGGCGCCGAAGGATTATGCCAAGCCCGGTGACGGCGACATCGAACTCGCCGTCTCCCGGAAGAAGGCCACCGGACCGGGGAAGCGCATCGGCTCGCTCCTGGTGAACCCGGGCGGCCCCGGCGGTTCGGCCGTCGACTACCTCCAGGGGTACGCGGCTCTCGGCTACCCCGCGCAGGTCCGTGCCCGGTACGACATGGTGGCCGTCGACCCGCGGGGAGTGGCCCGCAGCGAACCCGTCGCGTGCCTGACCGGCAAGGAGATGGACGCGTTCACCCAGGTCGACCAGACGCCCGACGACGAGGCCGAGATCGACAGGCTCGGCGCGGCCTTCGAGAAGTTCGCGAAGGGGTGCGAGAAGCGATCCGGCGAGATCCTCCCGTTCGTCTCCACCGTCGACTCGGCCCGTGACATGGACCTCCTGCGCGAGCTCCTGGGCGACGAGAAACTGCACTACGTGGGCGCCTCGTACGGGACGTACCTCGGCGCGACCTACGCCGACCTTTTCCCGGACCGGGTCGGCCGCCTGGTCCTCGACGGGGCGCTGGACCCGTCGCTGGCCGCCGTCGACGTCAACCGCGACCAGACGGCCGGCTTCGAGGGTGCCTTCGAGTCCTTCGCGGCGGACTGCGTGAAGCAGTCGGAGTGCCCGCTGGGCACCACGTCCACGGCCGACGCGGCGGCTGAGCTGAAGCGGCTCTTCAAGAAGCTGGACGCCGAACCGGTCCCGACCGGCGAGGACCGGAAGCTGGGCGAGTCACTCGGCACCACGGGCGTGATCGCCGCCATGTACGACGAAGCCGCCTGGCCCCAGCTCCGCGAGGCGATCGCGGGCGCGCAGCACGGCGACGGCTCCGGCCTCCTCGCCCTCTCCGACAGCTACTACGAGCGCTCGCCCGACGGCTCGTACGCGAACCTCATGTACGCCAACTACGCAGTGAACTGCCTGGACCTGCCCGCGGCCTTCGACGGCACATCCGCCGTGGAGAAGGCCGTCCCCAGCTTCGAGAAGGCCTCCCCGGTCTTCGGCCGGAACTTCGCGTGGGCGGCCCTGAACTGCGCGTACTGGCCGGTCGCCCCCACCGGTACCCCGCACCCGACCCGGGCGGAGGGCGCCGACCCGATCCTCGTCGTCGGCACCACCCGCGACCCGGCCACCCCGTACAAGTGGGCGGTCTCCCTCGCCGACCAGCTCACCTCCGGCGCCCTGCTCACCTACGACGGTGACGGTCACACCGCGTACGGCCGGGGCAGCGACTGCATCGACACCGCGATCAACCGCTACCTCCTGGAAGGCACCGTCCCGAAGAACGGCACGACGTGCTCCTGA
- a CDS encoding alpha/beta fold hydrolase encodes MTAAPVAPPPRRPAGPRHITLHADGVPLSARLAEPADGLPRATVVALHGAGMSAGYFDGPAHPETSLLTVAAELGYTAVAIDRPGYGASAGRLPHGQSVTAQAATLAAALRDVADRYGTGAGIFLMGHSFGSKPALQIAADGTVPGLFGLDLSGCGAEYVVSPTAPATRAGNWKLNWGPLRLYPPGTFRSSIDVVSPAPVREMADAEQWPAVFAALAGRVRVPVRFTFAEHEAWWRRDQQALTLLRKQLVSSPRVLIDHQPDAGHNISLGWAARAYHLRALGFAEECLRQRPTRTE; translated from the coding sequence ATGACCGCGGCCCCCGTCGCCCCGCCCCCGAGACGGCCGGCCGGCCCGCGGCACATCACGCTGCACGCGGACGGCGTACCGCTCTCCGCCCGGCTGGCCGAACCCGCGGACGGCCTGCCGCGGGCCACGGTCGTCGCCCTGCACGGGGCGGGGATGAGCGCCGGGTACTTCGACGGTCCGGCGCACCCGGAGACCTCGCTCCTGACGGTCGCCGCGGAGCTCGGCTACACCGCCGTGGCCATCGACCGCCCGGGGTACGGAGCGTCGGCCGGACGACTCCCGCACGGACAGTCGGTCACGGCGCAGGCCGCGACCCTCGCGGCGGCCCTGCGCGACGTGGCCGACCGGTACGGGACCGGCGCGGGAATCTTCCTGATGGGGCACTCCTTCGGGAGCAAGCCGGCCCTGCAGATCGCGGCGGACGGCACGGTTCCCGGTCTCTTCGGCCTCGACCTGTCCGGCTGCGGCGCCGAGTACGTGGTCTCACCCACCGCGCCGGCCACCCGGGCCGGCAACTGGAAGCTCAACTGGGGCCCGCTGCGGCTGTATCCGCCGGGGACGTTCCGGTCCAGCATCGACGTCGTCTCCCCGGCACCCGTGCGCGAGATGGCGGACGCCGAACAGTGGCCGGCCGTCTTCGCCGCACTGGCCGGGCGGGTCCGGGTCCCGGTCCGGTTCACCTTCGCCGAGCACGAGGCGTGGTGGCGCCGCGACCAGCAGGCCCTCACCCTCCTGCGGAAGCAGCTGGTCTCCTCACCACGGGTCCTGATCGACCATCAGCCCGACGCGGGCCACAACATCAGCCTCGGCTGGGCGGCGCGCGCCTACCACCTGCGGGCACTCGGCTTCGCCGAGGAGTGCCTGCGTCAACGGCCGACGAGAACGGAGTGA
- the fabG gene encoding 3-oxoacyl-ACP reductase FabG, with protein MTQQKQRVALVTGATSGIGLAVARLLATQGHQVFIGSRTEDKVLTTVKQLREEGFDVHGTVLDVRSADSVRACVRDAVDQFGRVDILVNNAGISGGGVTADIADELWNDVIDTNLNSVFRLSREVLAAGGLRERSWGRIINIASTAGKQGVVLGAPYSASKHGVVGFTKALGNELAPTGITVNAVCPGYVETPMAERVRQNYSALSGASQEAILEKFQAKIPLGRYSTPEEVAGLVGYLASDTAASITSQALNVCGGLGNF; from the coding sequence ATGACACAGCAGAAGCAGCGCGTCGCCCTGGTGACCGGCGCCACCAGCGGAATCGGTCTCGCCGTGGCCCGGCTGCTGGCCACCCAGGGCCACCAGGTGTTCATCGGCTCACGGACCGAGGACAAGGTGCTGACCACGGTCAAGCAGCTGCGGGAGGAGGGGTTCGACGTGCACGGCACGGTCCTCGACGTGCGCTCGGCGGACTCCGTACGCGCCTGCGTCCGGGACGCCGTCGACCAGTTCGGCCGGGTCGACATCCTGGTCAACAACGCGGGCATCAGCGGCGGCGGCGTGACCGCCGACATCGCCGACGAGCTGTGGAACGACGTCATCGACACCAACCTCAACAGCGTGTTCCGGCTGAGCCGGGAAGTCCTCGCCGCGGGCGGACTGCGCGAGCGGAGCTGGGGGCGCATCATCAACATCGCCTCCACCGCCGGCAAGCAGGGCGTGGTGCTCGGGGCGCCGTACTCGGCCTCCAAGCACGGCGTCGTCGGCTTCACCAAGGCGCTGGGCAACGAGCTGGCGCCCACGGGCATCACCGTCAACGCCGTCTGCCCCGGCTACGTCGAGACGCCCATGGCCGAGCGCGTACGGCAGAACTACTCCGCGCTCTCCGGCGCGTCGCAGGAAGCGATCCTGGAGAAGTTCCAGGCCAAGATCCCGCTGGGCCGCTACTCGACCCCCGAGGAGGTGGCCGGCCTCGTCGGCTACCTGGCCTCGGACACCGCGGCCTCCATCACCTCACAGGCCCTGAACGTCTGCGGCGGCCTCGGCAACTTCTGA